The Vigna unguiculata cultivar IT97K-499-35 chromosome 1, ASM411807v1, whole genome shotgun sequence nucleotide sequence AAAATATAGAAGGTTTTTTAGCATGAGTGAGGTCAAGTCAAAACATAAACTCTCCCAATGGCAGTAGAATAGAATCATAGAGTAGTAAGCTAGTAAATGCAAATGTAATGAAGGTTCCTTGACAGTTTTTTTAAACAACTCGTCTTTTCTTATTTGCTAATGCATGGAATTGATACATCTGACTTTTTAACCTTGATAATCAGAAAGAAGTATCAAACATTCATCCAATCTCTTCAAAGTATTACCAAACTAACTAGCAATTAAACAAATATGGTGAAAAAGCAGTGCAAGGGAAGCAGAAAGTGGAGACATCTATATAAAAGAGTCATAGACCTTTCTGACCTCTTAGATTGAATCCTTTTGGCGGAACATAAACCAACTTGGGAACATATGTCATCAGGTTTCACCTACAGAACAAGATCAAACTCATTAAGGTCCAAAGAGTGAAAATGCAAATGGGAAAAATATCACAAGCCAAAAAAAAACCATGTTCAATTCGATACCTACCCCTGCTACCAAGAGATCCCATATCATCTCTCCATATTGAGAAACGACATCCTTACATTCTACACTGAGAACTCCTTCAGCTCCAATAGCATGGTTGATTTCAGCTACAACAGGCTGAAATTAATGGTCAAcagaaattataaataagagtAAATAAGCCAAAGATTTCCAGAAATATGGAAGCACATACAGTTGGACCAGCCAGCAAAGATGTTCCTGAATCCACAATAGCAGCACAGCCACCCGCACAAACACCTAAAAAGCATTGATATGTTTCAGAATTAGAAGTACATTAATCAAAGCACATGCAAcaaataagagagaaaaaatgtcATTTCTCATACATTGATGTGGAGATATAGTTTGTTGACACTGTATTTcttgaaaacaaaatcaattcaAGTATGAGGAAGTAAAAAGTCCATTACAGATTCACTCCTTATACCATATTCCAAATCATCTTAACCACTCAATGACTCCATTAGTAAATCCCAAAATAGAAGTTTTTATTGTCGAGGAACAATAAAATCACCTGTAGAAGCACCTCCAATGAAAAAATCTCCAATTTCAATCTGCAAAAGGAAACTTTCATGTTAAAGAATTTTCTGGTGTGTGAATAcatagggtttaggtttagggtatatatatacatacatacatatatatatatatatacatacatatatataaggAATTCCTAATCAAATAAATTGTGTGCTTTTGCTAACCTGCCAGTAACCTTTTTCAGTAACTGGAACATAAGTGTGGTCTCCTTTGAAGTGCTTCGGGTTAACACCCCCGAAAACTAGTTCACCACCTTTTTTCGCATTTGGATCCCCATTCAACCAAAAAGAAAACACCTTCTCACTGATAAGATTTTGCTCCACCATTTTGTACCTGTGATTTTATGATGGACTGGTCAGTTAAAGGCCCGAAAAATGGAAACAGCTCTGATAATGAAATTAGGTATAGATGaaacaacaaaagaaagatTGAAACACACCATAATGGAACAGCATTTTCAACTGAGATCTCCTGAAATCCAAGTCCCAGTATTCCATCGAACTTTGCTGACAGAAAGGAAAGACTTCCTTCTCGGGTAGCTTCAATGAAATCCTACAGTTCACAGTAGTAAAATATGTAAGCATAGCTATCTACAAATATATATTGAGTGGGAGCTCACAAAAAAGTACTCACCAGTTGCTTGACAACAGCGTTACCAACTTTAACACTATCTTGACTGAAGTAACCAGATATTGATCCAGATCCATAGTTTATTTTACATGATGTTCCTGAACAACAAGGTAGTTACAAACTGACGATTAAACTAATATTACATGACATACAATAAGGTATACAATATCATATAAGTTAATGCATACATCTAGCACAGTACCACTTTAATCAACATGAATAATGACAAAAAGGAATTACCATTTTTGATATATGTTCTGGATTTCTTTGGCTTGTACCAGTTATGGGTATAGCAAGCAAGCTGCGAGAGAAAACTAGTCAATATGATAAGCTTATATGTACAT carries:
- the LOC114186131 gene encoding phytepsin-like isoform X2; the encoded protein is MGEHDQFIGKAKGEDIVPLKNYLDAQYFGEIGIGTPPQTFTVVFDTGSSNLWVPSSKCYFSLACYTHNWYKPKKSRTYIKNGTSCKINYGSGSISGYFSQDSVKVGNAVVKQLDFIEATREGSLSFLSAKFDGILGLGFQEISVENAVPLWYKMVEQNLISEKVFSFWLNGDPNAKKGGELVFGGVNPKHFKGDHTYVPVTEKGYWQIEIGDFFIGGASTGVCAGGCAAIVDSGTSLLAGPTPVVAEINHAIGAEGVLSVECKDVVSQYGEMIWDLLVAGVKPDDICSQVGLCSAKRIQSKSPGIEMVTEKEQSELTARDTPLCSSCQMLVLWIQNQLKQKQTKDKVFNYVNQLCESLPSPSGESVISCSSLSKLPNITFTIGDKPFVLTPEQYILRTGEGITEVCLSGFMAFDVPPPRGPLWILGDIFMRAYHTIFDYGNLQVGFAQAV
- the LOC114186131 gene encoding aspartic proteinase-like isoform X1, translated to MGEHDQFIGKAKGEDIVPLKNYLDAQYFGEIGIGTPPQTFTVVFDTGSSNLWVPSSKCYFSLACYTHNWYKPKKSRTYIKNGTSCKINYGSGSISGYFSQDSVKVGNAVVKQLDFIEATREGSLSFLSAKFDGILGLGFQEISVENAVPLWYKMVEQNLISEKVFSFWLNGDPNAKKGGELVFGGVNPKHFKGDHTYVPVTEKGYWQIEIGDFFIGGASTGVCAGGCAAIVDSGTSLLAGPTPVVAEINHAIGAEGVLSVECKDVVSQYGEMIWDLLVAGVKPDDICSQVGLCSAKRIQSKRSESPGIEMVTEKEQSELTARDTPLCSSCQMLVLWIQNQLKQKQTKDKVFNYVNQLCESLPSPSGESVISCSSLSKLPNITFTIGDKPFVLTPEQYILRTGEGITEVCLSGFMAFDVPPPRGPLWILGDIFMRAYHTIFDYGNLQVGFAQAV